A section of the Mangifera indica cultivar Alphonso chromosome 12, CATAS_Mindica_2.1, whole genome shotgun sequence genome encodes:
- the LOC123230383 gene encoding disease resistance protein RUN1-like produces the protein MEKVQRWRATLKQEIDWLLTSESKSNGFSMIVISRICGIVGLAAKRVLLVLDDVDQREQLETLAREQDWIGEGSRIIITCRAESFEHGVGSVYRLKELNMNDAVKLFSWYAFKKHCLGGGYEVLAYTPVNNAKGIPLAPKFLGSKLHGRSISQWRSELN, from the exons ATGGAGAAGGTTCAGAGATGGAGAGCAACCCTTAAACAG GAGATTGATTGGCTTCTAACTTCTGAATCCAAGTCCAATGGCTTCTCGATGATCGTCATATCTAGGATATGCGGAATTG TTGGCTTGGCTGCAAAAAGGGTTCTTCTAGTTCTTGATGATGTTGATCAGAGGGAACAATTAGAAACATTAGCCAGAGAGCAGGACTGGATTGGAGAAGGAAGTAGAATTATTATAACTTGTAGAGCTGAAAGTTTTGAGCATGGAGTGGGAAGTGTTTACAGGCTTAAGGAATTGAATATGAATGATGCAGTTAAGCTTTTCAGCTGGTATGCATTTAAGAAGCACTGTCTTGGAGGAGGTTATGAAGTCCTTGCATACACACCAGTTAACAATGCTAAAGGCATTCCTTTAGCTCCTAAATTTCTGGGTTCTAAACTTCATGGTCGAAGCATTTCTCAATGGAGAagtgaattaaattaa
- the LOC123193532 gene encoding protein NCA1-like → MTPVCPFVKVSRPDDASSRKGGENSNKPPAECPFAKTFRGDDGSSKKPGENLGKHEAENEANKAKNEANANPAIISPRCPFGYDSETFKIGPLSCMICQALLFDTSKCVPCSHKFCKVCISRFKDCPLCGADIERIEPDTELQKVVDRFIEGHARIKRSNVTSVKEDEVVSENKNVIYEDVSMERGAFLVSHAMRAFRAQNVESAKSRLSLCAEDIRGQIEKIGNTSELCSQLGAVLGMLGDCSRAMGDAASAVAYFQESVDFLMKLPMDDKEITHTLSVSLNKIGDLKYYDGDLQAARSYYSHSLDVRRDAIKYQSNVPSQSLDVAVSLAKVADVGRSLGNEKVAIDGFQEAIQLLESLTLKPEEAALEKKRLSVLEFVRGQLGEKQPESAA, encoded by the exons ATGACGCCGGTTTGTCCATTTGTGAAAGTGTCACGCCCTGATGATGCTTCTTCAAGAAAAGGAGGTGAGAATTCAAATAAACCTCCTGCGGAGTGCCCATTTGCTAAAACATTTCGTGGTGACGATGGCTCCTCAAAGAAACCAGGTGAGAACTTGGGTAAACATGAGGCAGAAAATGAGGCTAACAAGGCAAAGAATGAAGCCAATGCTAACCCTGCCATCATTTCTCCAAGGTGTCCTTTTGGATATGATTCTGAAACGTTTAAGATAGGTCCACTTAGTTGCATGATTTGCCAAGCGCTCCTCTTTGATACCAGCAAATGTGTGCCTTGTTCTCATAAATTTTGCAA AGTATGCATATCACGCTTTAAGGACTGCCCATTGTGTGGGGCTGACATTGAGAGGATTGAACCTGACACAGAACTTCAGAAAGTTGTTGATCGCTTCATTGAAGGTCATGCTAGAATCAAGAGGTCTAATGTTACTTCCGTCAAAGAGGATGAAGTAGtgagtgaaaataaaaatgtgatataTGAGGATGTTTCCATGGAGAGAGGTGCTTTCTTGGTTTCACATGCCATGAGG GCATTTCGTGCCCAGAATGTAGAAAGTGCAAAATCAAGACTTAGTCTCTGTGCAGAAGATATCAGAGGTCAGATAGAAAAAATTGGCAATACATCAGAGTTGTGTTCACAACTTGGGGCAGTTCTTGGCATGCTTGGTGACTGCTC TCGAGCGATGGGAGATGCAGCTTCTGCAGTTGCTTATTTCCAAGAGAGTGTTGACTTCCTCATGAAATTGCCTATGGATGATAAGGAG ATAACGCATACACTTTCTGTGTCACTTAACAAAATTGGAGATCTGAAGTACTATGACGGAGATTTGCAAGCTGCTAGATCTTACTATTCTCATTCTTTGGACGTTCGTCGTGATGCCATCAAATATCAATCAAATGTTCCTTCCCAG AGTTTGGATGTGGCTGTTTCCCTTGCAAAAGTTGCGGATGTTGGTCGGAGTCTTGGTAATGAGAAGGTGGCTATTGATGGATTTCAGGAAGCCATTCAATTGCTGGAATCCTTGACATTGAAACCTGAAGAAGCTGCTCTCGAGAAAAAG CGTCTTTCTGTGTTGGAATTTGTCAGGGGCCAACTTGGAGAAAAACAACCTGAGTCAGCCGCCTGA
- the LOC123192371 gene encoding protein ZINC INDUCED FACILITATOR 1-like isoform X2: MSEEQCTETPLKNKKYYENCPGCQVDKLKELKQGLPIQEIVSLWFVAVCNALSISSLFPFLYFMIRDFHIAKREGDIGYYAGFVGSSYMIGRALTSVLWGLVADHYGRKPVILSGTISVVILSTLFGLSINFWMALITRFLLGSMNALLGTITAYAVEVMREEHQALGLSTVCTAWGIGLIMGPAVGGFLAQPAEKYPYIFSKESLFAKFAYFLPCFVMSLIALGVTIASCWLPETLHIHNEDDVSCDFSNDDMESASCGSDAYHKEHEGSKKTSKGNLIKNWPLMSSIIVHSIVALNDMAYTEIFSLWAVSPRRYGGLYYSTEDVGEVLAISGLCLLVFQFTVYPMLSNIFGHIVLARIAGVLTIPLLTSYTFIAKLSGFSLALSINCASALKNILIVAMETGLSLLQNRAVEQHQRGAANGIAITTMSLFKAAGPAGGGALLSWAQKRQDAVFLPGDQMIFFMLNVVMAIAVILSFKPFLT, encoded by the exons ATGTCGGAAGAGCAGTGCACAGAGACACCGTTGAAGAATAAGAAATATTATGAGAATTGTCCTGGTTGTCAGGTTGATAAGCTCAAAGAGTTAAAACAAGGTTTACCCATTCAGGAAATTGTTTCTTTGTGGTTTGTTGCAGTTTGCAATG cACTGTCAATATCTTCACTTTTTCCCTTCCTTTACTTCATG ATAAGGGATTTCCATATTGCAAAAAGGGAGGGAGATATTGGCTACTACGCTGGCTTTGTGG GGTCTTCATATATGATTGGCAGAGCTTTGACATCTGTCTTATGGGGATTAGTGGCTGATCATTATGGACGAAAACCTGTAATATTATCAGGGACAATCTCAGT GGTTATTTTGAGCACTCTCTTTGGGCTTAGTATAAACTTTTGGATGGCTCTCATCACAAGATTTCTTTTGGGGAGTATGAATGCTTTACTTGGAACAATAACA GCATATGCTGTTGAAGTTATGCGTGAAGAACACCAAGCTTTAGGACTGTCAACA GTGTGCACAGCATGGGGGATAGGACTCATCATGGGCCCAGCAGTGGGTGGTTTTTTGGCTCAG CCAGCAGAGAAATATCCATATATATTCTCCAAAGAATCCTTATTTGCGAA GTTTGCATACTTCTTACCCTGCTTTGTCATGTCACTTATTGCTTTGGGAGTTACTATTGCATCTTGTTGGCTTCcg GAGACGTTGCACATCCATAATGAAGATGATGTATCATGTGATTTCTCAAATGATGACATGGAATCTGCATCCTGTGGGTCTGACGCATATCATAAAGAACATGAAGGAAGCAAGAAAACTTCCAAGGGAAACCTCATTAAGAATTGGCCCTTAATGTCATCTATTATTGTTCACTCTATTGTTGCACTGAATGACATGGCTTACACAGAG ATATTTTCACTCTGGGCTGTCAGCCCTAGGAGGTATGGGGGTCTGTATTATTCAACCGAAGATGTTGGTGAAGTTCTTGCAATTTCAG GTCTCTGTCTCCTTGTTTTCCAATTCACTGTTTATCCAATGCTGTCAAATATTTTTGGGCATATAGTGCTGGCACGCATAGCGGGG GTTTTGACCATACCCCTTTTGACAAGTTACACTTTCATAGCTAAGTTATCAGGATTCAGCCTTGCCTTGTCAATAAATTGTGCTTCTGCGCTGAAGAATATCTTAATT GTGGCTATGGAAACTGGATTATCCCTTCTGCAAAACCGTGCAGTG GAGCAGCATCAAAGAGGAGCTGCAAATGGAATTGCTATAACAAcgatgtcacttttcaaagctGCAGGTCCAGCTGGAGGAGGCGCCCT TTTGTCTTGGGCACAAAAGCGCCAAGATGCTGTCTTCCTCCCAG GGGATCAAATGATTTTCTTTATGCTAAATGTGGTTATGGCGATTGCAGTAATATTGTCATTCAAACCTTTTCTAACTTAG
- the LOC123192371 gene encoding protein ZINC INDUCED FACILITATOR 1-like isoform X1 → MSEEQCTETPLKNKKYYENCPGCQVDKLKELKQGLPIQEIVSLWFVAVCNALSISSLFPFLYFMIRDFHIAKREGDIGYYAGFVGSSYMIGRALTSVLWGLVADHYGRKPVILSGTISVVILSTLFGLSINFWMALITRFLLGSMNALLGTITVWKAYAVEVMREEHQALGLSTVCTAWGIGLIMGPAVGGFLAQPAEKYPYIFSKESLFAKFAYFLPCFVMSLIALGVTIASCWLPETLHIHNEDDVSCDFSNDDMESASCGSDAYHKEHEGSKKTSKGNLIKNWPLMSSIIVHSIVALNDMAYTEIFSLWAVSPRRYGGLYYSTEDVGEVLAISGLCLLVFQFTVYPMLSNIFGHIVLARIAGVLTIPLLTSYTFIAKLSGFSLALSINCASALKNILIVAMETGLSLLQNRAVEQHQRGAANGIAITTMSLFKAAGPAGGGALLSWAQKRQDAVFLPGDQMIFFMLNVVMAIAVILSFKPFLT, encoded by the exons ATGTCGGAAGAGCAGTGCACAGAGACACCGTTGAAGAATAAGAAATATTATGAGAATTGTCCTGGTTGTCAGGTTGATAAGCTCAAAGAGTTAAAACAAGGTTTACCCATTCAGGAAATTGTTTCTTTGTGGTTTGTTGCAGTTTGCAATG cACTGTCAATATCTTCACTTTTTCCCTTCCTTTACTTCATG ATAAGGGATTTCCATATTGCAAAAAGGGAGGGAGATATTGGCTACTACGCTGGCTTTGTGG GGTCTTCATATATGATTGGCAGAGCTTTGACATCTGTCTTATGGGGATTAGTGGCTGATCATTATGGACGAAAACCTGTAATATTATCAGGGACAATCTCAGT GGTTATTTTGAGCACTCTCTTTGGGCTTAGTATAAACTTTTGGATGGCTCTCATCACAAGATTTCTTTTGGGGAGTATGAATGCTTTACTTGGAACAATAACAGTATGGAAA GCATATGCTGTTGAAGTTATGCGTGAAGAACACCAAGCTTTAGGACTGTCAACA GTGTGCACAGCATGGGGGATAGGACTCATCATGGGCCCAGCAGTGGGTGGTTTTTTGGCTCAG CCAGCAGAGAAATATCCATATATATTCTCCAAAGAATCCTTATTTGCGAA GTTTGCATACTTCTTACCCTGCTTTGTCATGTCACTTATTGCTTTGGGAGTTACTATTGCATCTTGTTGGCTTCcg GAGACGTTGCACATCCATAATGAAGATGATGTATCATGTGATTTCTCAAATGATGACATGGAATCTGCATCCTGTGGGTCTGACGCATATCATAAAGAACATGAAGGAAGCAAGAAAACTTCCAAGGGAAACCTCATTAAGAATTGGCCCTTAATGTCATCTATTATTGTTCACTCTATTGTTGCACTGAATGACATGGCTTACACAGAG ATATTTTCACTCTGGGCTGTCAGCCCTAGGAGGTATGGGGGTCTGTATTATTCAACCGAAGATGTTGGTGAAGTTCTTGCAATTTCAG GTCTCTGTCTCCTTGTTTTCCAATTCACTGTTTATCCAATGCTGTCAAATATTTTTGGGCATATAGTGCTGGCACGCATAGCGGGG GTTTTGACCATACCCCTTTTGACAAGTTACACTTTCATAGCTAAGTTATCAGGATTCAGCCTTGCCTTGTCAATAAATTGTGCTTCTGCGCTGAAGAATATCTTAATT GTGGCTATGGAAACTGGATTATCCCTTCTGCAAAACCGTGCAGTG GAGCAGCATCAAAGAGGAGCTGCAAATGGAATTGCTATAACAAcgatgtcacttttcaaagctGCAGGTCCAGCTGGAGGAGGCGCCCT TTTGTCTTGGGCACAAAAGCGCCAAGATGCTGTCTTCCTCCCAG GGGATCAAATGATTTTCTTTATGCTAAATGTGGTTATGGCGATTGCAGTAATATTGTCATTCAAACCTTTTCTAACTTAG